The following coding sequences are from one Selenomonas sputigena ATCC 35185 window:
- a CDS encoding ExbD/TolR family protein codes for MNFSKHRTGKKPVFMIIPMIDIIFFLLVFFMMNSLQTVAQKALAVQLPQAQSASAPAQLPIIMTLDEEGHITIDNKPVSIQESATIMKQHMQENANAAVVLQADKRTAHGQVVAVMDMLKTSGVTRLSIAAEQK; via the coding sequence ATGAACTTCAGTAAGCATCGCACGGGAAAAAAGCCGGTCTTTATGATCATCCCGATGATTGACATCATCTTCTTCCTTCTCGTGTTCTTCATGATGAACAGCTTGCAGACGGTCGCGCAGAAGGCGCTTGCCGTGCAGCTGCCTCAGGCGCAGAGTGCGTCCGCACCCGCACAGCTGCCGATCATCATGACGCTCGACGAGGAAGGGCACATCACGATCGACAATAAGCCTGTGAGCATTCAGGAATCGGCGACGATCATGAAGCAGCACATGCAGGAGAACGCCAATGCGGCGGTCGTTCTGCAGGCGGATAAGCGTACGGCGCACGGTCAGGTCGTCGCCGTCATGGACATGCTCAAGACTTCCGGGGTGACGCGCTTGTCGATTGCCGCTGAACAAAAGTGA
- a CDS encoding flavodoxin family protein has translation MRTIVVYSSLTGNTKKVGEAIASGLPAGTEAVSIKDVPADLADYDCVFVGFWVDRGTADKATADLLPKLRNKHVALFATLGANPKSPHAAESLDKAAELLPEGKTPVGKFICQGAVDPKVIEMMYKQFPKGHVHGQSPERDALHAQAATHPDEADLAAAKKFAEETMAKIS, from the coding sequence ATGCGTACGATTGTTGTATATTCGTCCCTTACGGGAAACACGAAGAAGGTCGGTGAGGCGATTGCGAGCGGCCTGCCCGCAGGAACCGAGGCGGTCTCCATCAAGGACGTGCCCGCCGATCTCGCCGACTACGACTGTGTATTCGTCGGCTTCTGGGTTGACCGCGGCACGGCGGACAAGGCGACGGCGGATCTTTTGCCGAAGCTGAGGAACAAGCATGTGGCGCTCTTCGCGACGCTCGGTGCGAATCCGAAGTCGCCTCATGCAGCCGAGAGCTTGGACAAGGCGGCAGAGCTTCTGCCTGAGGGCAAGACGCCTGTTGGCAAGTTTATCTGCCAGGGCGCTGTCGATCCCAAGGTCATTGAGATGATGTACAAGCAGTTCCCGAAGGGTCATGTCCACGGCCAGTCGCCCGAACGCGATGCACTCCATGCCCAGGCGGCGACGCATCCTGACGAGGCGGATTTGGCGGCGGCGAAGAAGTTCGCCGAGGAGACGATGGCGAAGATTTCATGA
- a CDS encoding MotA/TolQ/ExbB proton channel family protein: MENFIHLFNSGGFVMYPLLILSLITLAIAVERFYYFRNNRKGSKTFFHGVYHAAASKDWDVVRQLCSEFPSALSRVIEQGMAHDKSEAAMKSAFEDRMSMESISFHRYLDYLSAIVTIAPLLGLLGTVTGMIQTFSVLDNGGGAAAITGGVGEALVATASGLCVAIIAFCFYTYFDHQLDTLVTDTERLCSTVIGAKKESWDEA, from the coding sequence ATGGAAAACTTTATTCACCTTTTTAACAGCGGCGGTTTCGTCATGTATCCGCTGCTCATCCTCTCGCTGATCACATTGGCGATTGCGGTCGAGAGGTTCTATTATTTCCGCAATAATCGCAAGGGATCGAAGACCTTCTTCCACGGCGTCTACCATGCTGCGGCATCGAAGGATTGGGACGTCGTGCGCCAGCTTTGCTCGGAGTTCCCTTCGGCTTTGAGCCGCGTCATCGAACAGGGCATGGCGCATGATAAGTCGGAAGCAGCGATGAAGAGCGCCTTCGAAGATCGCATGTCGATGGAGTCGATCAGCTTCCATCGCTACCTCGACTACCTCAGTGCCATCGTCACGATCGCACCGCTCCTCGGTCTCCTCGGCACGGTCACGGGCATGATCCAGACCTTCAGCGTGCTGGATAACGGCGGCGGCGCGGCGGCGATCACGGGCGGCGTCGGCGAGGCGCTCGTCGCGACGGCGAGCGGTCTCTGCGTGGCGATCATCGCCTTCTGCTTCTACACGTACTTCGACCATCAGCTCGATACGCTCGTTACGGACACGGAGCGCCTTTGCTCGACCGTCATCGGGGCGAAAAAAGAAAGTTGGGATGAGGCATGA
- a CDS encoding TonB family protein: MEQNLSWKKAYIASALLHVVIAVLFAIGLAEIVAEKEQQTYVVDLATSNFSQGSGHEGGGGGAAAFPEPLKPEEVAKRVETVQQAQTQTQPVVTEPAPVQTPDAVPSPTPSPTTSAPSSGAPSASSAGGTGEGTGSGTGTGSGTGSGSGSGSGSGTGDGHGYGEGSGAGQGSGDGNVSGTGTSPFDAAGFRAAIDANKQYPYMAIKRRLEGSASVVCTIDTSGSIVSVSLGSSSGSDILDDAALEAARAVGSFPNPTGQTVTVSTPVNFYLN; this comes from the coding sequence ATGGAGCAAAACCTTTCATGGAAAAAAGCGTACATTGCTTCCGCCCTGCTTCACGTTGTCATCGCCGTACTTTTTGCCATCGGTCTGGCAGAAATCGTCGCGGAGAAAGAGCAGCAGACCTATGTGGTCGATCTCGCGACTTCGAACTTCAGCCAGGGCAGCGGGCATGAAGGCGGGGGCGGCGGCGCGGCTGCCTTTCCTGAGCCGCTGAAGCCGGAAGAAGTGGCAAAGCGTGTGGAGACGGTGCAGCAGGCGCAGACGCAGACACAGCCGGTCGTAACGGAGCCTGCGCCCGTACAGACTCCCGACGCGGTGCCGTCGCCCACGCCCAGCCCGACGACGAGCGCGCCGTCGAGCGGCGCCCCTTCTGCCTCGTCGGCAGGCGGTACAGGCGAAGGCACCGGTAGCGGCACGGGCACGGGAAGCGGTACAGGCTCGGGCAGCGGTTCCGGCTCCGGCTCGGGGACGGGTGACGGACATGGCTACGGCGAAGGTTCGGGTGCAGGTCAAGGTTCGGGCGATGGCAATGTTTCGGGTACGGGCACGTCGCCTTTCGATGCGGCGGGCTTCCGCGCGGCGATCGATGCGAACAAGCAGTACCCCTACATGGCGATCAAGCGCCGCTTGGAGGGATCGGCGTCGGTTGTATGCACGATCGACACGAGCGGCAGCATCGTCAGCGTCTCGCTCGGCAGTTCATCGGGCAGCGACATCCTCGACGATGCCGCGCTTGAGGCGGCGCGTGCGGTCGGCAGTTTCCCGAATCCGACGGGGCAGACCGTCACGGTTTCGACGCCTGTGAACTTCTACCTGAACTGA